A stretch of Pogona vitticeps strain Pit_001003342236 chromosome 5, PviZW2.1, whole genome shotgun sequence DNA encodes these proteins:
- the RAB19 gene encoding ras-related protein Rab-19: protein MAYINSEMDEAFDYLFKIILIGDSNVGKTCVVHRFKSGQYNTKQQNTIGVDFTVRSLEIDGKAVKIQVWDTAGQERFRTITQSYYRSAHGAILAYDMTRRSTFESIPHWIHEIEKYGAANLVLMLIGNKSDEAEKRQVLFEDACTLAEKYGLLAVLETSAKEAQNVDEVFILMAKELIARNTLQLHGESGPSDNIHLDSRPVIAARTENSNCSC, encoded by the exons ATGGCATATATCAACTCTGAGATGGATGAGGCCTTTGACTatctattcaaaattattttgattgGAGATTCAAATGTGGGGAAGACTTGCGTGGTCCATCGCTTCAAATCGGGGCAGTACAATACAAAACAGCAAAACACGATTGGAGTGGACTTCACAGTCCGTTCACTGGAGATTGATGGCAAGGCAGTGAAG ATACAGGTGTGGGATACTGCAGGACAAGAACGCTTCCGGACAATAACCCAAAGTTATTATCGCAGTGCACATGGTGCTATCCTTGCCTATGACATGACCAGGAGGTCTACTTTTGAGTCTATTCCTCATTGGATTCATGAGATAGAAAAATATGGAGCAGCTAATCTAGTCTTGATGTTGATAG GGAACAAGTCAGATGAAGCAGAGAAGCGGCAAGTCCTCTTTGAAGACGCATGCACGCTAGCAGAGAAGTATGGTCTTCTGGCTGTATTGGAGACGTCTGCCAAAGAGGCACAAAATGTTGATGAGGTCTTCATATTGATGGCTAAAGAGCTGATAGCTCGGAATACTTTGCAGCTTCACGGGGAAAGCGGCCCTTCCGATAACATCCATCTAGACAGCCGGCCAGTGATTGCTGCTCGGACTGAGAACTCCAATTGCTCATGTTGA